The following are encoded in a window of Pseudalgibacter alginicilyticus genomic DNA:
- a CDS encoding BlaI/MecI/CopY family transcriptional regulator has product MEKLTNKEEEIMHILWKLEKAFVKDVLAEIKVDKPHYNTLSTIIRNLEEKGYVAYNAYGKTHQYYPIVTKEDYRKGFMNTAINNYFNNSYKNMVSFFAKEEKISVEELKEIIELIEKEK; this is encoded by the coding sequence ATGGAAAAACTAACCAACAAAGAAGAAGAAATCATGCACATTTTATGGAAGCTAGAAAAAGCCTTCGTAAAAGATGTGCTAGCTGAAATAAAAGTGGACAAACCCCACTACAACACACTATCAACCATTATCAGAAATTTAGAAGAAAAAGGGTATGTAGCATACAATGCCTATGGCAAAACCCATCAATACTATCCCATTGTAACTAAAGAAGACTACAGAAAAGGTTTTATGAATACGGCCATTAACAATTATTTCAATAATTCTTATAAAAACATGGTGTCCTTTTTTGCCAAAGAAGAAAAAATTAGCGTGGAAGAGCTTAAGGAAATTATTGAACTTATTGAAAAAGAAAAATAA
- a CDS encoding M56 family metallopeptidase, with product MEYLLKVSAVSIIFYLCYKVFLQRDTFFEHNRWFLLLGLITSFLIPLFVIPIYIEYTPIDLSEYTMRPLTNGMQPVEKPFNILDYLPILYGIGVLFFTANFIIQLASLSTVIFKNKRKKQERYTIVQTTNKMSPFSFFNWIVYNPEKFNKTELEQIITHEKVHARQYHSIDVLLTQLSCVVLWFNPFIWLYNKSIKQNLEFIADYKAQQKFNSKKSYQTTLLKTSMPSHQMALTNNFYTSLIKKRIVMLQKSKSKKINQLKYLLILPVLGWFLMSFNTQEIKIKKENIQEISPNQKRPFTLTIFNTITDSEIKSTISLAKTKGVTLKIKNLKRNADYQIIKISAEFKNSKGQSGSYHIDGLEPINSFYYMENNGVSGFFTESKTPFKIRNSVSNATVIGYGNENNKSLDTTENVKKPIYIINGEDATEEEFHILNPDEISSISVLKKEYAILSYGDKGENGIIKVITKQAKNPFEITIITKEGDTIIDKKPPLMVINGKISSIREFDNLNRNNLERYFFLRKEFAIKKYGLKGKNGAIEVTTKKKK from the coding sequence ATGGAATATTTACTGAAAGTTAGTGCTGTTAGCATCATTTTTTATCTGTGTTATAAAGTATTTTTACAACGCGACACTTTTTTTGAACACAACCGATGGTTTTTACTACTTGGTTTAATAACCTCTTTCCTAATTCCTTTGTTTGTCATTCCTATTTACATAGAATATACACCCATTGATTTATCTGAATATACAATGCGTCCTTTAACAAACGGTATGCAACCTGTTGAAAAACCATTTAATATTTTAGATTACCTACCTATTCTGTACGGTATCGGCGTTCTATTTTTTACAGCTAATTTTATAATACAATTGGCATCGCTGTCCACTGTAATTTTTAAAAACAAAAGAAAAAAACAAGAACGCTATACAATTGTACAAACCACAAACAAAATGTCTCCTTTTTCATTTTTCAACTGGATTGTTTATAACCCAGAGAAATTTAATAAAACCGAATTAGAGCAAATAATAACTCATGAAAAAGTGCATGCCCGCCAATACCACTCTATAGATGTATTGTTAACACAATTATCTTGCGTTGTACTTTGGTTTAATCCATTTATTTGGCTTTACAACAAAAGCATAAAACAAAATTTAGAGTTTATTGCCGATTATAAAGCCCAACAAAAGTTCAACTCTAAAAAAAGCTACCAAACCACCTTATTAAAAACAAGTATGCCATCTCATCAAATGGCTTTAACCAATAATTTTTACACATCATTAATCAAAAAACGAATTGTTATGTTACAAAAATCAAAATCGAAAAAAATCAATCAATTAAAGTATTTACTAATCCTGCCTGTTTTGGGCTGGTTTTTAATGAGTTTCAATACTCAAGAAATAAAAATCAAAAAAGAAAACATCCAGGAAATAAGCCCTAACCAAAAAAGACCTTTTACTCTTACAATTTTTAATACTATAACAGATTCAGAAATAAAAAGCACTATTAGTTTAGCAAAAACTAAAGGGGTCACTTTAAAAATTAAAAACTTAAAGCGCAATGCAGACTATCAAATCATAAAAATTTCAGCTGAATTTAAAAACTCAAAAGGGCAATCTGGTAGCTACCACATAGATGGATTAGAGCCTATAAATTCATTTTATTATATGGAAAACAATGGCGTTTCTGGTTTTTTTACAGAATCGAAAACTCCCTTTAAAATTAGAAATTCTGTTTCCAATGCTACCGTTATAGGTTATGGAAACGAAAACAACAAAAGCTTGGACACCACTGAAAATGTGAAAAAACCTATATACATAATTAATGGTGAAGATGCAACAGAAGAAGAATTTCACATTTTAAACCCAGATGAAATTTCAAGTATCAGTGTTTTAAAAAAGGAATATGCCATTCTTAGTTATGGAGATAAAGGGGAAAATGGTATTATTAAAGTTATAACTAAGCAAGCAAAAAACCCATTTGAAATAACTATTATTACGAAAGAGGGGGATACGATAATCGACAAAAAACCACCATTAATGGTTATAAACGGAAAAATATCTTCTATACGTGAATTCGATAATTTAAACAGAAATAACTTAGAGCGATATTTTTTTTTAAGAAAGGAATTTGCCATAAAAAAATACGGATTAAAAGGAAAAAACGGAGCAATTGAAGTTACCACTAAAAAGAAAAAGTAA